From the genome of Argentina anserina chromosome 4, drPotAnse1.1, whole genome shotgun sequence, one region includes:
- the LOC126791591 gene encoding LEAF RUST 10 DISEASE-RESISTANCE LOCUS RECEPTOR-LIKE PROTEIN KINASE-like 2.5 isoform X1 yields the protein MRKGSTTSTILFPVLIFLLFTIQVQARNLNEVSCSSSCGDIHNIKYPFRLRGDPSSCGDPDYEFSCVNNKTILEIYTGKYYVRNISYTDNLLRLVDVNFANGSCSLPSGSIVDRDGYVQDFRYRGQLNYSTESRIRFIKCSSNVTLQSIEKHYNYTEVPCLTRNGSYMYAVQDGMYLANNYPRTCSLVSVAPVDYHEDVYKSPTYEAMVKVLQAGFDLGWSVECRNCQLAGKQCVIDAKAWETRPVIFQCQKDYHELTRSEANLIILALCVAALIGLVIIVAILVCVIRKFKKRKQPVKNLQNQLPSTL from the exons ATGAGGAAAGGCTCTACAACATCAACCATTCTTTTCCCAGTCCTAATCTTCTTACTTTTTACCATCCAAGTTCAAGCAAGAAACTTGAATGAGGTTAGTTGTTCTTCTTCCTGTGGAGACATCCACAACATCAAGTACCCTTTTCGCCTTAGAGGCGATCCATCCAGCTGCGGTGACCCCGATTATGAATTCTCATGTGTCAACAACAAAACCATCCTCGAAATATATACAGGCAAATACTATGTCAGAAACATTTCATACACTGACAATCTACTCCGTTTAGTTGACGTTAATTTCGCAAACGGAAGCTGCAGCCTCCCATCCGGTTCTATAGTAGATCGGGATGGCTACGTCCAGGACTTCCGTTACCGCGGCCAACTGAACTACTCAACTGAATCTCGTATCAGATTTATCAAGTGCTCAAGCAATGTCACCCTGCAAAGTATTGAGAAGCATTACAACTACACTGAGGTTCCTTGTTTGACGAGAAATGGAAGTTACATGTATGCTGTTCAAGATGGAATGTACTTGGCAAACAATTATCCACGGACGTGTTCGCTTGTTTCTGTGGCTCCTGTGGATTATCATGAGGATGTTTATAAGTCCCCTACTTATGAAGCCATGGTCAAAGTGTTGCAGGCAGGGTTTGATCTAGGATGGTCTGTTGAGTGCAGGAATTGCCAATTGGCTGGTAAGCAGTGTGTAATCGATGCCAAGGCATGGGAAACTAGGCCTGTCATATTTCAATGCCAAAAAG ATTACCACGAACTCACAAGGTCTGAAGCAAACTTGATCATTTTGGCACTCTGTGTGGCAG CTCTGATTGGTCTTGTTATTATAGTGGCTATATTGGTGTGTGTTATCCGCAAGTTTAAGAAACGAAAGCAGCCTGTGAAGAATCTGCAGAACCAGCTACCTTCAACACTATAA
- the LOC126791591 gene encoding LEAF RUST 10 DISEASE-RESISTANCE LOCUS RECEPTOR-LIKE PROTEIN KINASE-like 2.5 isoform X2 has translation MRKGSTTSTILFPVLIFLLFTIQVQARNLNEVSCSSSCGDIHNIKYPFRLRGDPSSCGDPDYEFSCVNNKTILEIYTGKYYVRNISYTDNLLRLVDVNFANGSCSLPSGSIVDRDGYVQDFRYRGQLNYSTESRIRFIKCSSNVTLQSIEKHYNYTEVPCLTRNGSYMYAVQDGMYLANNYPRTCSLVSVAPVDYHEDVYKSPTYEAMVKVLQAGFDLGWSVECRNCQLADYHELTRSEANLIILALCVAALIGLVIIVAILVCVIRKFKKRKQPVKNLQNQLPSTL, from the exons ATGAGGAAAGGCTCTACAACATCAACCATTCTTTTCCCAGTCCTAATCTTCTTACTTTTTACCATCCAAGTTCAAGCAAGAAACTTGAATGAGGTTAGTTGTTCTTCTTCCTGTGGAGACATCCACAACATCAAGTACCCTTTTCGCCTTAGAGGCGATCCATCCAGCTGCGGTGACCCCGATTATGAATTCTCATGTGTCAACAACAAAACCATCCTCGAAATATATACAGGCAAATACTATGTCAGAAACATTTCATACACTGACAATCTACTCCGTTTAGTTGACGTTAATTTCGCAAACGGAAGCTGCAGCCTCCCATCCGGTTCTATAGTAGATCGGGATGGCTACGTCCAGGACTTCCGTTACCGCGGCCAACTGAACTACTCAACTGAATCTCGTATCAGATTTATCAAGTGCTCAAGCAATGTCACCCTGCAAAGTATTGAGAAGCATTACAACTACACTGAGGTTCCTTGTTTGACGAGAAATGGAAGTTACATGTATGCTGTTCAAGATGGAATGTACTTGGCAAACAATTATCCACGGACGTGTTCGCTTGTTTCTGTGGCTCCTGTGGATTATCATGAGGATGTTTATAAGTCCCCTACTTATGAAGCCATGGTCAAAGTGTTGCAGGCAGGGTTTGATCTAGGATGGTCTGTTGAGTGCAGGAATTGCCAATTGGCTG ATTACCACGAACTCACAAGGTCTGAAGCAAACTTGATCATTTTGGCACTCTGTGTGGCAG CTCTGATTGGTCTTGTTATTATAGTGGCTATATTGGTGTGTGTTATCCGCAAGTTTAAGAAACGAAAGCAGCCTGTGAAGAATCTGCAGAACCAGCTACCTTCAACACTATAA